The following coding sequences are from one uncultured Tateyamaria sp. window:
- a CDS encoding cupredoxin family copper-binding protein, with protein sequence MRGLTHLTRRGFGRGLGAALSLAGLPGLARAHDGAHEVEVRIASFAFDPVSVEVLVGDSITWTNADLAPHTATAEDGSWDTGTLEKGGRARITFDAPGDYSYFCAYHPHMKATVTVRTRSGA encoded by the coding sequence GTGCGCGGGCTGACGCACCTCACGCGGCGCGGGTTCGGCCGGGGACTTGGCGCAGCCTTGTCTCTGGCCGGGCTGCCGGGGCTTGCGCGCGCTCATGACGGCGCGCACGAGGTCGAGGTGCGCATCGCCAGCTTCGCCTTCGATCCGGTTAGCGTCGAAGTCCTTGTGGGCGACAGCATCACCTGGACGAACGCCGATCTTGCGCCGCACACCGCCACGGCCGAGGACGGAAGCTGGGATACCGGCACGCTGGAAAAGGGCGGCCGCGCACGCATCACGTTCGACGCGCCCGGCGACTATTCCTACTTCTGCGCCTATCACCCCCACATGAAAGCAACCGTCACCGTCCGGACCCGGTCCGGCGCCTGA
- a CDS encoding isoprenylcysteine carboxylmethyltransferase family protein produces the protein MKYLIFAYALISYALFGAVFFWLVAFLHNLGDLRGPATRPAMTAALINLALILLFGVVHSVMARPAFKRILTRIIPPASERATYVLQSSLLLGLFIWQWQPIPAIIWQVEGPAVWIFYGASALGAVIILVATFLLGHFEFVGLSQAWHNLTGTPTPPATFRTPLLYRIVRHPLQFGLLIMMVATPVMTLGHLIFVVAMAVYIAIGLRFEERALLRDFGAAYAAYQRDVPMLIPNPFRRSRGSVHGAP, from the coding sequence ATGAAATACCTTATTTTTGCCTACGCGCTCATCAGCTACGCCCTGTTTGGAGCTGTGTTTTTCTGGCTGGTCGCCTTCCTGCACAACCTCGGCGATCTGCGTGGTCCGGCGACACGTCCCGCAATGACTGCCGCCCTCATCAATCTGGCGCTGATCCTGCTGTTCGGCGTTGTCCACAGTGTGATGGCGCGGCCAGCTTTCAAGCGGATTTTGACCCGCATCATCCCGCCCGCGTCCGAACGCGCGACCTACGTGCTGCAATCCTCTTTGCTGCTGGGCTTGTTCATTTGGCAATGGCAGCCGATCCCGGCGATCATCTGGCAGGTCGAAGGACCGGCGGTCTGGATATTCTACGGTGCGTCGGCGCTTGGCGCGGTGATCATTCTGGTCGCGACCTTTCTGCTGGGTCACTTCGAGTTCGTCGGCCTGTCACAAGCCTGGCACAACCTAACTGGTACCCCGACGCCGCCCGCGACGTTCCGAACCCCGTTGCTCTACCGCATCGTGCGCCACCCGCTACAGTTCGGCCTTCTGATCATGATGGTCGCAACCCCTGTGATGACACTGGGCCACCTGATCTTCGTTGTGGCGATGGCCGTCTATATCGCCATCGGTCTGCGCTTTGAGGAACGTGCGCTGCTGCGGGACTTCGGCGCGGCTTACGCGGCCTACCAGCGTGACGTGCCCATGTTGATCCCTAACCCATTCCGTCGCTCACGCGGGTCTGTTCACGGTGCCCCGTAA
- a CDS encoding VOC family protein has product MTTIDHLSLGVTDVPAARAFYCRVLDVLGIRCLAEGDGFAAFGRDRVSFLLLTPFNGGLASAGNGAHVAFAAPDREAVAKAHAAGLDAGATDEGAPGVRAAYPMPGVFAAYLRDPWGNKIELVHGGFSA; this is encoded by the coding sequence ATGACCACCATCGACCATCTCAGCCTCGGGGTTACAGACGTGCCTGCGGCGCGCGCCTTCTACTGCCGCGTTCTGGACGTCCTCGGCATACGCTGCCTCGCGGAAGGAGACGGGTTCGCCGCCTTCGGACGTGACCGCGTATCCTTTCTGCTCCTGACTCCTTTCAATGGCGGATTGGCCTCCGCGGGCAACGGCGCTCACGTAGCCTTCGCAGCGCCGGATCGCGAGGCGGTCGCAAAGGCCCATGCCGCGGGCCTCGACGCTGGGGCAACCGACGAGGGAGCTCCGGGTGTGCGTGCCGCCTATCCGATGCCCGGCGTCTTCGCCGCCTATCTGCGCGACCCCTGGGGCAACAAGATCGAACTGGTCCATGGCGGATTCAGCGCCTGA
- a CDS encoding aminotransferase class V-fold PLP-dependent enzyme, whose amino-acid sequence MIDIAQVRRDTPGCETFIHFDNAGASPMPDPVFRAVTDHMAAERALGGYEAERRAQSALESLYTGLAELLHAAPDEIAYAENATRAWNMAVYALP is encoded by the coding sequence ATGATCGACATAGCCCAAGTCCGGCGCGACACACCCGGATGCGAGACCTTCATTCATTTCGACAATGCCGGTGCATCGCCAATGCCCGATCCGGTCTTTCGTGCCGTGACCGATCATATGGCTGCGGAACGCGCCTTGGGCGGTTACGAGGCGGAGCGCCGCGCGCAATCCGCACTTGAAAGTCTCTACACCGGATTGGCAGAACTTTTGCACGCGGCGCCGGACGAGATCGCTTATGCAGAGAACGCAACGCGCGCCTGGAACATGGCAGTCTACGCCTTGCCGTGA
- a CDS encoding GNAT family N-acetyltransferase has product MTGAVLALRFARLTEVPLGDVVAHMSDPRLRAHMPLLTGAWGEAEARAFVAAKEAAWARDGLGHWAFLAEKRYVGWGGFQKEDAEWDFGLVLRPRDFGLGQRIAHAALDFARADPRIPFVTFLLPPSRRNLGALHRMGAQSAGRQDHSGATFLKFRLDTTSINQRSQGEFP; this is encoded by the coding sequence ATGACCGGCGCCGTCCTCGCCCTCCGCTTCGCGCGGCTGACCGAAGTGCCGCTCGGGGACGTGGTTGCGCATATGTCCGACCCGCGGCTGCGCGCACACATGCCGCTGCTGACTGGCGCCTGGGGCGAGGCGGAGGCGCGGGCCTTCGTGGCGGCCAAGGAGGCGGCTTGGGCGCGCGACGGTCTTGGCCACTGGGCCTTCCTGGCCGAAAAACGGTATGTCGGCTGGGGTGGCTTCCAGAAGGAAGACGCGGAATGGGACTTCGGCCTCGTGTTGCGGCCGCGGGATTTCGGGCTTGGCCAGCGGATCGCGCATGCGGCGCTCGACTTCGCGCGCGCCGATCCGCGCATTCCCTTCGTCACCTTCCTCTTGCCGCCTTCGCGCCGCAACCTCGGTGCGCTGCACCGGATGGGGGCACAGTCTGCCGGTCGGCAGGACCACTCCGGCGCGACATTCCTGAAATTTCGTCTCGACACCACGTCGATCAACCAGCGTTCACAAGGAGAGTTCCCATGA
- a CDS encoding NAD(P)/FAD-dependent oxidoreductase produces METTIPNNVLIVGAGLSGLAAAEALRRRGIAVTILEAQDRVAEPWRKRHPALRLNIHRHFARLPGMRPPRADGAYLRRDSVVSYLERYAHQIGVPIRFGVNVAAIERDACAWLVRTSAGVFGAAHVIFATGRDCVPHVPDWQGLQDFEGTVLHAADLGDVNRFDGQRVLVVGAGNSGSDVLNHLARHSPAEVMMSVRYGPAIVPNRVFGFPLHRAARLFQAMPVPLVDRAFALTQRLFFGDLSRHGMTTHPLGGGSRLAKDGTAFAIDDGFVAAIKSGRFKVAPAVSEFHGSQVIFEDGRSFEPDVVICATGYRTNLEPLVGQLGVLDARGSPVRPAGEPDPKHPGLWFTGYKPQFTGYFEAARTAAKRIGNGIASDPQRRIQSSSSPAQRNVVPETAES; encoded by the coding sequence ATGGAAACCACCATTCCAAACAACGTCCTGATCGTCGGTGCGGGCCTGTCAGGTCTGGCCGCCGCAGAGGCGCTCAGGCGCCGCGGTATCGCGGTCACCATCCTCGAAGCGCAGGACCGCGTTGCCGAACCCTGGCGGAAGCGCCATCCTGCATTGCGGCTTAACATCCATCGCCATTTCGCCCGGCTGCCGGGGATGCGCCCGCCACGCGCCGATGGCGCCTATCTACGGCGCGACAGCGTTGTCAGCTACCTTGAACGATATGCGCACCAGATCGGGGTTCCTATCCGCTTCGGTGTGAACGTGGCGGCGATTGAGCGCGATGCCTGCGCATGGCTGGTTCGCACCTCGGCCGGGGTGTTCGGTGCCGCGCATGTCATTTTCGCTACGGGCCGCGACTGCGTTCCGCATGTCCCCGACTGGCAAGGTTTGCAGGATTTCGAGGGCACGGTCCTGCATGCCGCTGACCTTGGCGATGTTAACCGCTTCGATGGTCAGCGAGTCCTTGTCGTGGGGGCGGGCAATTCAGGCAGCGACGTGCTGAACCACCTTGCGCGCCATAGTCCTGCTGAGGTCATGATGTCCGTCCGATACGGCCCCGCAATCGTGCCCAATCGTGTCTTCGGGTTTCCACTGCACCGCGCGGCGCGATTGTTTCAGGCTATGCCGGTACCGCTCGTTGATCGCGCATTCGCGCTGACCCAGCGGCTGTTCTTTGGCGATCTGAGTCGCCACGGCATGACCACCCATCCGCTTGGCGGTGGCAGCCGCCTGGCGAAGGACGGCACAGCATTTGCGATCGACGATGGATTTGTCGCGGCGATCAAGAGCGGCCGTTTCAAAGTCGCTCCGGCCGTCAGTGAATTCCATGGCTCTCAAGTCATTTTTGAAGACGGAAGAAGCTTTGAACCCGACGTCGTGATCTGCGCCACGGGATACCGCACGAACCTCGAACCGCTCGTGGGGCAACTCGGTGTTCTCGACGCTCGAGGCTCCCCCGTCCGTCCCGCAGGAGAACCCGACCCGAAGCACCCGGGGCTTTGGTTCACCGGCTACAAGCCCCAGTTCACGGGCTATTTCGAGGCTGCCCGGACTGCAGCAAAGCGCATCGGCAACGGCATTGCCTCTGACCCGCAACGCCGCATCCAAAGTTCTTCTTCCCCAGCCCAACGCAACGTGGTGCCCGAGACCGCCGAAAGCTGA
- a CDS encoding LysE family translocator, translating to MPELPVLLTYIAVLTGFVFFPGPSILLTLTRSSTSGIRVGVATSLGIGLGDLFHTVMAVAGISAILPASAQAFTLIKLLGAGYLIYIGLRSLFESSFRMTSEATPPISIGQAFRQASLAEILNPKSAMFFLAFLPQFVDPGIGQIALQLTIFGLLFVLMGTFATLVAAVAAGHVGRFLRQHPAVQRWQSKVVGSIYCALGIRLAFQER from the coding sequence ATGCCCGAATTGCCGGTTCTGTTGACCTACATCGCCGTTCTAACGGGGTTCGTCTTCTTTCCTGGCCCGTCGATCCTGCTCACGCTCACCCGGTCATCAACCTCGGGAATACGCGTTGGTGTCGCAACAAGTCTTGGCATCGGACTGGGCGATCTCTTCCATACGGTCATGGCGGTCGCTGGGATCTCCGCGATCCTGCCGGCCTCGGCACAGGCGTTTACGCTGATCAAGCTGCTTGGAGCCGGATATCTGATCTATATCGGCCTGCGTTCGCTGTTCGAGAGCAGCTTTCGCATGACTTCCGAAGCCACGCCGCCGATTTCGATAGGTCAGGCATTCCGACAAGCCAGCCTTGCCGAAATTCTGAACCCGAAATCCGCGATGTTCTTTCTCGCGTTCCTGCCACAGTTCGTCGATCCGGGCATCGGACAGATTGCGCTGCAGCTTACGATCTTTGGACTGCTCTTCGTTCTCATGGGGACATTCGCAACGCTGGTAGCGGCTGTCGCCGCTGGCCACGTTGGTCGGTTTCTTCGGCAACATCCGGCTGTCCAGCGCTGGCAATCTAAAGTCGTGGGCAGCATCTACTGTGCGCTTGGCATCAGACTGGCGTTTCAGGAGCGCTGA
- a CDS encoding dihydrofolate reductase family protein, which yields MQQIIYDVAVSIDGYISGPGADISQFAQEGAVVEDYSARLETYATAIMGRATYEFGYRFGMQPGQNPYAHMETIVLSKSLDLPDDAEVAVQRSSDAQAIDAIRTRSSGPIYLCGGGAFAGSLLAMGKIDVLRLKRAPIILGDGVSLFGHIKGSLGLEHTETRDYGRGYLFQEYRVLHA from the coding sequence ATGCAACAAATCATTTATGATGTCGCCGTCTCGATCGACGGATACATTTCCGGGCCCGGCGCCGATATCTCGCAGTTTGCCCAGGAAGGCGCTGTGGTCGAAGACTATTCAGCCCGCCTCGAAACCTACGCGACCGCGATCATGGGCCGGGCGACATACGAGTTCGGCTATCGCTTCGGCATGCAGCCCGGCCAGAACCCCTATGCGCACATGGAAACAATAGTCCTTTCGAAGTCGCTCGACCTGCCGGATGACGCAGAGGTTGCGGTGCAGAGATCCAGCGATGCCCAGGCAATCGACGCCATAAGAACCCGATCTAGCGGGCCGATATACCTCTGTGGAGGAGGCGCATTCGCCGGATCGCTTCTTGCCATGGGAAAGATTGATGTTCTGCGCCTCAAGCGTGCACCAATCATTCTCGGTGACGGTGTTTCGCTATTCGGACACATCAAGGGATCGCTCGGCTTAGAGCATACGGAAACACGAGACTATGGTCGGGGGTACTTGTTTCAGGAGTATCGGGTTCTCCATGCGTAG
- a CDS encoding AraC family transcriptional regulator, whose protein sequence is MLDLLSDILTRLSLRGTLYFRTSFTEPWGVRVPAFRDVARFHFAHRGEALVRVAGVPVPVHLAQGDLIVIPHGTAHVLCCRHTGPDEALPLDDVLSRSGFPGHGTLVWGGDDSPRDTQLICGHFALAEGSRHLLFDRLPPFIHLRGYGEEAGPWLEATLRVIGAEAGGARLGGDLIALKMSEAIFAQAIRAHIEAEHETNCGVAGFADPHLARALTAFHHAPTADWTVASLAREAGLSRTGFAERFSDRLGVTPMAYVTSWRMQIAREALATRGLSVAEAAEVSGYASESAFSRVFKKEIGVSPAAFRQSGFAPHEAA, encoded by the coding sequence ATGTTGGACCTGCTCAGTGACATCCTCACCCGCCTTTCGCTTCGTGGTACGCTTTACTTCCGCACGAGCTTCACCGAGCCCTGGGGCGTCCGCGTGCCCGCCTTCCGCGACGTGGCACGTTTCCACTTTGCCCATCGGGGCGAGGCGCTGGTGCGTGTCGCGGGGGTGCCGGTCCCCGTGCACCTGGCGCAGGGAGACCTGATCGTGATTCCGCACGGGACAGCCCATGTCCTGTGCTGCCGTCACACCGGGCCCGACGAGGCCCTGCCGTTGGACGATGTGCTGTCCCGGTCCGGGTTTCCGGGTCATGGGACGCTGGTTTGGGGTGGCGACGATAGCCCGCGTGATACGCAGCTGATTTGCGGGCACTTCGCGCTGGCCGAAGGGTCGAGGCACTTGCTGTTCGACCGCTTGCCCCCCTTCATCCACCTGCGCGGCTATGGCGAGGAGGCGGGCCCCTGGCTTGAAGCCACGCTCAGGGTCATCGGGGCCGAGGCCGGCGGCGCGCGGCTCGGCGGCGATCTGATCGCGCTGAAGATGTCCGAAGCGATCTTCGCCCAGGCGATCCGCGCCCATATCGAGGCGGAGCACGAGACCAACTGTGGCGTGGCCGGTTTTGCCGACCCCCATCTTGCAAGGGCACTGACCGCCTTTCACCACGCGCCGACAGCCGACTGGACGGTCGCTAGCCTCGCCCGCGAGGCGGGGCTGTCGCGGACGGGCTTTGCCGAGCGGTTCTCGGATCGACTGGGCGTGACACCGATGGCCTATGTGACCTCCTGGCGGATGCAGATCGCGCGCGAGGCGCTCGCAACGCGGGGGCTCTCGGTCGCCGAAGCGGCGGAAGTCTCGGGCTATGCCTCGGAATCCGCGTTCAGCCGGGTCTTCAAGAAGGAGATCGGCGTGTCGCCCGCCGCCTTCCGACAGTCCGGCTTCGCGCCTCACGAGGCAGCTTAG
- the gstA gene encoding glutathione transferase GstA encodes MKLYFMPGACSLAPHIALREAGLPFSLVAVDYRTRRTAGGGDFNKISPKGYVPVLVLESGEVLTEVPVILQFVDSRVPQAALLPTSDLQHLRSLEWLNFIATEIHKSFSPLFRPETPTSFCVPGRLHLCRRLSIVEDYLCQHEYLMGGDFSLADVYLFVLCRWLKDQDMALADWPSLHRHSETIGMRPSVQQAMGREGLL; translated from the coding sequence ATGAAGCTCTATTTTATGCCAGGCGCTTGCTCCTTGGCACCGCACATCGCCCTTCGGGAAGCCGGTCTGCCATTCAGCCTTGTCGCGGTAGACTACCGGACGCGAAGAACGGCAGGCGGCGGCGACTTCAACAAGATCAGTCCCAAGGGGTATGTCCCCGTGCTGGTTTTGGAAAGTGGCGAGGTCTTGACCGAGGTGCCGGTGATCCTTCAATTCGTGGACAGCAGGGTGCCGCAGGCCGCGCTGTTGCCGACCTCCGACCTGCAACACCTGCGATCGCTGGAATGGCTGAATTTCATTGCAACGGAGATCCACAAGAGTTTCAGTCCGCTTTTCCGGCCCGAAACCCCGACGTCTTTCTGTGTGCCAGGCAGGTTGCACCTGTGTCGACGGCTTTCGATCGTCGAGGACTATCTTTGCCAACACGAATACCTGATGGGAGGCGATTTCTCTCTGGCGGATGTCTACCTGTTTGTACTGTGCCGCTGGTTGAAGGACCAGGACATGGCTCTTGCGGACTGGCCGTCTCTGCACAGGCATTCCGAGACAATCGGGATGCGCCCCTCTGTTCAGCAGGCAATGGGCCGGGAAGGATTGTTGTAA
- a CDS encoding glutathione S-transferase family protein, with translation MTLSITLVSHALCPYVQRIAIALSEKGVAHERVTVDLANKPGWFLALSPLGRTPVLRVGKAALFESAAILEFLEETQPNPLHPTDPIERARHRAWIGFASECLNDIAGFYSAPDTTTLERKAAALHARFRVMEGQFGLGPWFAGEEFSLVDAVFAPVFRYFDTFDRIGDFGVFDGLPGMAEWRHALAGRSSVQNAVTAEYPERLADFLRRKDSALSRMMELSCLTLRQSA, from the coding sequence ATGACACTGTCCATCACCCTCGTCAGCCACGCGCTGTGCCCTTACGTCCAGCGCATCGCCATCGCGCTTTCCGAAAAGGGCGTCGCGCACGAGCGCGTCACCGTCGATCTGGCGAACAAGCCCGGCTGGTTTCTGGCGCTTTCGCCGCTCGGGCGAACGCCCGTCCTGCGGGTCGGCAAGGCGGCGCTATTCGAATCCGCCGCGATCCTCGAATTCCTCGAAGAGACGCAGCCGAATCCGCTCCACCCAACCGACCCGATCGAACGCGCGCGGCACCGCGCCTGGATCGGCTTCGCCTCGGAGTGCCTGAACGACATCGCGGGATTCTATTCGGCCCCCGACACCACGACGCTCGAACGCAAGGCCGCGGCGCTCCACGCCCGGTTCCGGGTGATGGAGGGCCAGTTCGGCCTAGGCCCATGGTTTGCCGGAGAGGAGTTCAGCCTCGTCGACGCGGTTTTCGCGCCGGTGTTCCGCTACTTCGACACCTTCGACCGGATCGGCGACTTCGGCGTCTTCGACGGTCTGCCGGGGATGGCCGAATGGCGTCACGCGTTGGCCGGGAGGTCCTCCGTTCAGAACGCGGTCACGGCGGAGTATCCCGAGAGGCTCGCCGATTTCCTGCGCCGGAAGGACAGCGCGCTGTCGCGGATGATGGAGCTGTCCTGCCTCACACTCCGGCAATCTGCATGA
- a CDS encoding class I SAM-dependent methyltransferase → MPVSKEESADRRAMYREMQRTVPGPDGMYRHVHVLISSDDDTTSGVLIVGAGGGRELEELAKGQFNGQITALDPSTRSLDLARDVARDHGSSLNVRFFVGTVDDIPQGERFNIVTSLLVMHHLRDDGAKLAYLKGLRDRLAPDGRLIHADVCFDEIDDFKRLVPIYLAHADIYGVSADATRLELDAIPNLPVISGRRTRALFAEAGLIEPIEIFRSLWYRCWTSRRAPH, encoded by the coding sequence ATGCCCGTTTCAAAAGAAGAATCCGCCGACCGGCGAGCCATGTACCGCGAGATGCAACGCACTGTGCCGGGGCCCGACGGCATGTACCGGCATGTTCACGTTCTTATTTCCAGCGACGATGACACAACGTCTGGGGTTCTGATTGTCGGAGCTGGTGGAGGCCGCGAGCTTGAAGAGCTTGCCAAGGGGCAGTTCAATGGCCAGATCACGGCGCTTGATCCGTCGACGCGCAGTCTCGATTTGGCGCGGGATGTCGCCAGGGATCATGGATCATCTCTGAATGTTCGGTTTTTCGTCGGCACGGTGGACGATATCCCCCAAGGGGAGAGGTTCAATATCGTCACGTCGCTTCTGGTCATGCACCACCTTCGGGACGACGGCGCCAAACTTGCCTATCTGAAAGGCCTTCGGGACAGGCTCGCCCCCGATGGTCGCCTTATTCACGCCGATGTTTGCTTCGATGAAATCGACGACTTCAAACGACTGGTCCCAATCTATTTAGCGCACGCGGATATCTACGGTGTATCAGCCGACGCAACGCGTTTGGAACTAGATGCGATTCCCAACTTGCCGGTCATATCAGGCAGGCGCACCCGCGCGCTCTTTGCCGAAGCGGGTCTGATCGAGCCAATCGAGATTTTCCGCAGTCTCTGGTACAGATGCTGGACCAGCAGGCGAGCCCCTCATTGA
- a CDS encoding MATE family efflux transporter, with product MTSFDITRPSGHSLKRAGRHVSSAEAAALVRLAAPLTGLALVNMAMSVTDTMMTAAFGMEALAAVAVASDFYSIFFYLAIGCIGGLGPLYAAAHAAGDTGRLARLRTAGTIVWIVLAAPISVLLWQTPLFLSLLGIEDGLVEAGTGYVRAMALTLVPMLAVGVLRTRLTAIERPGVMLRITLCAVPLNAVFNYLFMYGALGLPQLGVTGAGVSSLLVGLLTLAALSWETYRAGDSGPGRADRGDVAEIFCIGVPIAVATLAEVGIYLGATIYAASLSVTDAAAHSVAIRLAGIGYTFYFGLQQAAMTRLARVEPMSDRANEVKNTAMLLGVAIGVSLCLTLLAVASPVASYMLQSSTPAAVSVAIAVIGALAMAELIGPAGAGAAGLLRARRMTRPVMIYSLIGNWVVAAPLIGISTIVFDMGAIGIWISMATGTIVYSGLCVLALRNLPSKGAET from the coding sequence ATGACTTCGTTTGATATCACGCGCCCATCGGGCCACTCTCTGAAACGCGCGGGTCGCCATGTGAGCAGCGCAGAAGCCGCAGCACTCGTGCGCCTTGCCGCACCGCTGACCGGCCTAGCCCTCGTCAACATGGCGATGAGTGTGACGGACACAATGATGACGGCAGCCTTCGGAATGGAGGCCCTTGCGGCGGTTGCCGTCGCGAGCGATTTCTATTCGATCTTCTTCTATCTCGCCATCGGCTGCATCGGCGGTCTTGGACCACTATACGCGGCGGCCCACGCGGCGGGCGATACGGGTCGGCTGGCGCGGCTCAGGACGGCCGGCACTATTGTCTGGATTGTACTGGCCGCTCCGATCAGTGTCCTCTTGTGGCAGACGCCGTTGTTTCTCAGCCTGCTCGGCATCGAAGACGGTCTTGTCGAGGCGGGGACGGGCTACGTCCGTGCGATGGCGCTGACCTTGGTCCCGATGCTGGCCGTCGGCGTCTTGCGCACAAGGCTGACCGCGATTGAACGCCCGGGCGTCATGTTGCGGATCACGCTCTGCGCGGTGCCTCTGAACGCGGTCTTCAACTACCTGTTCATGTATGGCGCTCTGGGTTTGCCGCAGCTTGGTGTGACGGGCGCGGGCGTGTCCTCGCTGCTGGTTGGCTTACTGACTCTCGCCGCCTTGTCGTGGGAAACCTACCGCGCAGGTGACAGCGGACCAGGTCGGGCGGACCGGGGGGACGTTGCCGAGATTTTCTGCATCGGGGTACCAATCGCCGTCGCCACGCTGGCGGAGGTCGGCATCTATCTGGGCGCAACGATCTATGCCGCGTCGCTTTCGGTGACAGACGCCGCCGCCCATTCCGTAGCGATCCGTCTGGCGGGCATCGGCTATACCTTCTACTTCGGCCTGCAACAGGCGGCGATGACCCGGCTTGCAAGAGTCGAGCCCATGTCAGATCGCGCGAATGAAGTGAAGAACACGGCGATGTTGCTTGGCGTCGCGATCGGAGTATCGCTTTGCCTGACCCTTTTGGCCGTAGCGTCGCCGGTTGCGAGCTATATGCTGCAGAGTTCAACGCCTGCAGCAGTGAGTGTCGCAATCGCGGTCATTGGAGCGCTCGCCATGGCTGAGCTTATTGGTCCGGCGGGGGCGGGCGCAGCGGGCTTGCTGCGTGCCAGGAGAATGACGCGGCCCGTCATGATCTATTCGCTGATCGGCAACTGGGTGGTTGCCGCACCCCTGATCGGTATCTCAACGATTGTGTTCGACATGGGTGCGATCGGAATCTGGATATCGATGGCAACAGGAACCATTGTGTATTCGGGGCTGTGTGTGCTGGCGCTTCGTAACCTTCCATCCAAGGGGGCGGAGACATGA
- a CDS encoding DUF4142 domain-containing protein, with protein sequence MKTLTLAIGFALATTGFAALADEPMNDLEIAHTAYTAGGIDIRYAHLALAVSENDAVRDFAQTMIRDHTAVNEAAGALIAELNVTPQDNALSQALVEGAAAKRAELMALNGNAFDCAYATNELGYHQIVNKTVAESFIPAVTVEPLKALLEDALVTFKAHEQHAEQMVAGLTCAG encoded by the coding sequence ATGAAGACCTTGACCCTTGCCATTGGATTCGCCCTCGCCACGACTGGCTTCGCCGCTCTGGCGGATGAGCCGATGAACGACCTCGAGATCGCCCACACCGCCTATACTGCCGGCGGCATCGACATCCGCTATGCGCATCTCGCGCTGGCGGTTTCCGAGAACGACGCGGTGCGCGACTTCGCCCAGACGATGATCCGCGACCATACGGCGGTGAATGAGGCGGCCGGCGCGCTGATCGCCGAGCTGAACGTGACGCCGCAGGACAACGCCCTGTCCCAGGCCCTGGTCGAGGGTGCCGCCGCCAAGCGCGCCGAACTGATGGCGCTGAACGGCAATGCCTTCGACTGTGCCTATGCGACGAACGAACTGGGCTATCACCAGATCGTCAACAAGACCGTCGCCGAGAGCTTCATCCCCGCCGTCACGGTGGAACCGCTGAAGGCGCTGCTCGAGGATGCGCTGGTGACCTTCAAGGCACACGAGCAGCACGCCGAGCAAATGGTCGCGGGGTTGACGTGCGCGGGCTGA